One Phaseolus vulgaris cultivar G19833 chromosome 2, P. vulgaris v2.0, whole genome shotgun sequence DNA window includes the following coding sequences:
- the LOC137809602 gene encoding non-specific lipid transfer protein GPI-anchored 8-like, which yields MMIIKKKKKKKKKKKKMKEWLMMRSWVIVLVLGMTVIEFANGQNMPECWKQLSPCLYFMNSTKPPQTCCNPIKEINATQKSCFCQIASTPGIFEGLGITASQAIHLLQLCGVNFKTTTCKASSTSAPPPSLAPPPPAMARGDEGGTSRATFTGLSFALFFCVYVVFN from the exons ATGATGATaattaagaagaagaagaagaagaagaagaagaagaagaaaatgaaggaGTGGTTGATGATGAGGAGTTGGGTGATTGTGTTGGTGTTGGGCATGACTGTAATTGAGTTTGCGAATGGACAAAATATGCCAGAATGCTGGAAGCAGCTATCTCCATGTCTTTATTTTATGAACTCCACTAAACCACCCCAAACTTGCTGCAATCCAATCAAAGAAATAAACGCAACCCAGAAGTCATGTTTCTGCCAAATTGCATCAACTCCTGGAATATTTGAAGGTTTAGGTATCACTGCCTCTCAGGCTATCCATCTTCTTCAATTATGCGGCGTCAACTTCAAAACCACCACCTGCAAAG CATCTTCCACTTCGGCTCCGCCTCCGTCGTTGGCACCGCCGCCCCCAG CAATGGCGAGAGGCGATGAAGGAGGCACAAGCAGAGCTACATTCACTGGGCTCTCCTTCGCACTGTTCTTCTGCGTTTACGTTGTgtttaattag
- the LOC137810519 gene encoding uncharacterized protein, which translates to MNHLAQIKNKDIVPCTEVPTDVRDHIQSILSAPKKPKTPKKQKAYQAAISNGQQNSSSASGGLHHSHGYSGQDGIACPSLLFPHPSPCAQPIVDDGKKQKQDDADRKLAIFFFHNSIPLSAAKSMYYQEMVDAIAQCGVGYKAPTYEKLRSTLLEKVKADIHNDYKKYRDEWKETGCTVLCDNWSDGRIGSLAVFSVACPKGTLFLKSVDVSGHEDDSIYLFELLESVVLEVGLENVVQVMTDASAGRLLIARYSLFFGLLVSLTVLIRC; encoded by the coding sequence ATGAATCACTTGGctcaaattaaaaacaaagacaTTGTTCCATGCACTGAAGTTCCAACTGATGTACGAGACCATATTCAAAGTATATTAAGTGCTCCCAAGAAACCAAAAACTCCCAAGAAACAGAAGGCATATCAAGCTGCTATTTCAAATGGTCAACAGAATAGCTCGTCTGCTAGTGGTGGATTGCATCATAGCCATGGGTATAGTGGACAGGATGGCATTGCTTGTCCATCTTTATTATTTCCACATCCTTCGCCATGTGCCCAGCCAATAGTGGATGATGGCAAAAAGCAAAAGCAGGATGATGCTGATAGAAAACTTGCGATATTTTTCTTCCATAATTCTATTCCTTTAAGTGCTGCTAAATCCATGTATTATCAGGAGATGGTGGACGCCATAGCTCAGTGTGGGGTAGGGTATAAAGCACCGACTTATGAGAAATTAAGGTCTACTCTTTTGGAAAAAGTGAAAGCTGATATTCAcaatgattataaaaaatacaGGGATGAGTGGAAAGAAACAGGGTGCACAGTCTTATGTGATAATTGGTCTGATGGTAGGATCGGATCACTTGCTGTCTTTTCTGTTGCATGTCCAAAAGGAACGTTGTTCTTGAAGTCGGTTGATGTTTCAGGTCATGAAGATGACAGTATTTACTTGTTTGAGCTCCTGGAGTCAGTTGTGCTGGAAGTTGGTTTAGAAAATGTTGTTCAGGTTATGACAGATGCCAGTGCTGGAAGGCTTCTCATAGCGAGGTATAGTTTATTTTTTGGTCTCCTTGTGTCGCTTACTGTATTGATAAGATGTTAG
- the LOC137810518 gene encoding MYB-like transcription factor ODO1, translating to MLTCSSAFGSQILEHHPFYAVRTYHVGSHIAFTTPWWALKFPQFFCVSYLSFVWDASFLSDIIIKQEKECGLLIYKVQRGTFESSQQEASLKVCIVSGMGRQPCCDKLGVKKGPWTAEEDKKLINFILTNGQCCWRAVPKLAGLRRCGKSCRLRWTNYLRPDLKRGLLTQAEEQLVIDLHARLGNRWSKIAARLPGRTDNEIKNHWNTHIKKKLLKMGIDPVTHEPLNKQLSSHDSSSPADHLPQVDNIHQVKENGVTLNWEENSTSSPAENSSGEESLLMNSICSDVYLMNSMWLDETPLMDTLWDSTPKLENENNGMGLPMWEDNCPWLLDCQDFGIHDFGFNCFSQIESNALQTTDMDRKGL from the exons ATGCTTACATGTAGCTCTGCCTTTGGGTCACAAATTCTTGAGCATCACCCATTTTATGCAGTGAGAACATACCATGTTGGTTCCCACATAGCTTTCACAACACCTTGGTGGGCCCTCAAATTCCCCCAGTTTTTCTGTGTCTCTTATTTGAGTTTTGTTTGGGATGCATCTTTTTTATCTGATATAATAATTAAGCAGGAAAAGGAGTGCggtttattaatatataaagttCAGCGTGGGACTTTTGAGTCGTCTCAACAAGAAGCTAGTTTGAAGGTTTGCATTGTTAGTGGTATGGGGAGACAGCCTTGCTGTGACAAACTTGGAGTGAAGAAAGGTCCATGGACTGCTGAGGAAGACAAAAAACTGATAAACTTCATTCTCACCAATGGCCAGTGCTGTTGGCGTGCTGTTCCCAAGCTTGCTGGCCTTCGTCGTTGTGGTAAGAGTTGTCGTCTTCGCTGGACTAATTATCTAAGGCCTGATTTGAAGAGAGGCCTCCTCACACAGGCAGAAGAACAGCTTGTTATTGATCTCCATGCCCGTCTTGGCAACAG GTGGTCCAAGATTGCTGCCAGGTTACCAGGAAGAACAGACAACGAGATTAAAAATCACTGGAACACCCACATCAAGAAAAAGCTCCTTAAGATGGGTATCGATCCTGTTACTCATGAACCTCTCAACAAACAACTCTCATCCCATGATAGTTCTTCCCCTGCAGACCATTTGCCACAAGTTGATAACATCCATCAGGTTAaggaaaatggtgtgactcTCAACTGGGAAGAGAATTCCACCTCATCACCAGCTGAAAATTCTTCTGGGGAAGAATCCCTTTTGATGAATAGCATTTGCAGTGATGTGTATTTAATGAACAGCATGTGGCTGGATGAAACCCCTCTTATGGACACATTATGGGACAGCACACCTAAATTAGAGAATGAAAATAATGGCATGGGCTTGCCAATGTGGGAGGATAACTGTCCTTGGTTGTTGGACTGCCAGGACTTTGGtattcatgattttggtttTAATTGTTTCAGCCAGATTGAATCAAATGCACTGCAAACTACAGACATGGACAGAAAAGGGCTTTAG